Proteins from one uncultured Desulfuromonas sp. genomic window:
- the glyQ gene encoding glycine--tRNA ligase subunit alpha yields the protein MTFQDLILSLQNYWAQQGCVIQQPYDIEKGAGTFNPATFLRSLGPEPWNVAYVEPSRRPTDGRYGENPNRLQHYYQFQVILKPAPLNIQELYLDSLKSFGIDSASHDIRFVEDDWESPTLGAWGLGWEVWLDGMEITQFTYFQQVGGIDLKPIPGEITYGCERIAMYLQGVDNVYDLEWINGVKYGDIHHQTEVEFSAYNFEEADTGMLFQLFDMYEKECIKLAQKDLVFPAYDFVMKASHAFNLLDARGAISVTERAHYIGRVRNLSRLCAEGYVAQRERLGFPLLKK from the coding sequence GTGACTTTTCAGGATTTGATTCTGTCGCTGCAGAATTACTGGGCACAGCAGGGCTGTGTCATCCAGCAACCCTACGATATCGAAAAAGGTGCGGGAACGTTTAACCCGGCCACGTTTTTGCGTTCCCTCGGTCCCGAGCCTTGGAACGTTGCCTATGTTGAGCCGTCACGCCGTCCTACCGACGGACGTTACGGTGAAAACCCCAACCGGTTGCAACATTATTACCAGTTTCAGGTCATCCTCAAGCCGGCACCGCTCAATATTCAAGAGCTGTACCTTGACTCCCTGAAAAGTTTTGGTATTGATTCAGCCAGCCACGACATCCGTTTTGTTGAGGACGATTGGGAATCGCCGACACTCGGTGCCTGGGGCCTGGGGTGGGAAGTGTGGCTCGATGGCATGGAAATCACCCAGTTTACCTATTTTCAGCAGGTCGGCGGGATCGATCTCAAACCGATTCCCGGTGAGATCACTTACGGCTGCGAGCGGATAGCCATGTACCTGCAGGGCGTCGACAATGTCTACGATCTGGAATGGATCAACGGCGTCAAATATGGGGATATCCATCACCAGACCGAAGTGGAGTTTTCCGCCTATAACTTTGAAGAAGCCGATACGGGCATGCTGTTTCAGCTGTTCGACATGTACGAGAAGGAATGCATCAAGCTGGCACAAAAAGATCTGGTGTTCCCGGCGTATGACTTTGTTATGAAGGCATCCCACGCGTTTAACTTGCTCGATGCCCGAGGCGCGATTTCCGTGACCGAGCGCGCGCACTACATCGGTCGGGTGCGCAATCTGTCGCGGCTGTGTGCCGAGGGGTACGTGGCGCAACGTGAACGGCTGGGATTTCCGCTGCTGAAAAAATAA
- the glyS gene encoding glycine--tRNA ligase subunit beta, translating into MAKELFLEIGTEEIPAGMLPVAMRDLERMMRKELTNARVAFGEVTTYATPRRLVLAVTDVAEEQERQELNLSGPSVKVAFDADGNPTKAALGFARSNGVDVSELTQQETEKGTYLFLSKVIEGQPIKEQLPEIMERIVSNLSFKKSMRWKDLDVRFARPVHWLVALFGGEVIPFSWGNLTSGSTSYGHRFMAPAGFDVTGLDDFVAKAREHFVIVDPEERKQIIAREIERVAGEEGGALNVDEDLLEEVAYLVEDPTPLCGSFEEEFLQLPDELLITSMKEHQRYFTLADTEGRLLPKFITISNTRPTDPDVVVKGNERVLRARLSDAMFFWKEDQKTPLENRLEALKNVVYQAQLGTSYAKVQRFTALAEDLANQFDSEVVELTRRAAQLCKCDLETGMVYEFPELQGVMGREYAAIEGEDPRVAKAIFEHYLPVQAGGDLPSDNVGAFVSIADKIDTICGCFGVGLIPTGTADPYALRRCAIGVLNILLDRGFTVSIPELVAKAVTQLEDKLNRSVEEVTADVVEFIRLRFVNMMTGPGTATDVVEAVLAARFDNVMDARQRIEALSAMKQQPEFEALAATFKRVGNIIKGGVTDAVDAGCFEQDCEREMYGALQQVQQDVARLMADGDYPGALRAIGSLRPAVDAFFDGVMVMAEDEAVKRNRLALLTQVAGLFAGLADFSRIAA; encoded by the coding sequence ATGGCAAAAGAATTGTTTCTGGAGATAGGGACTGAAGAAATTCCTGCCGGGATGTTGCCGGTAGCCATGCGTGATCTCGAACGGATGATGCGCAAGGAACTCACCAATGCGCGGGTTGCTTTTGGCGAGGTGACCACCTATGCCACGCCGCGCCGTCTGGTGCTGGCGGTGACTGATGTGGCTGAAGAGCAGGAACGCCAGGAACTCAACCTTTCCGGCCCGTCGGTCAAAGTCGCCTTTGATGCCGATGGCAACCCGACCAAGGCAGCGCTGGGTTTCGCCCGTTCCAACGGTGTCGACGTTTCCGAACTGACCCAACAGGAAACCGAAAAAGGAACCTATCTGTTTCTGTCCAAAGTGATTGAAGGTCAACCGATCAAAGAACAGTTGCCGGAAATTATGGAACGGATCGTCAGCAATCTGTCGTTCAAGAAATCGATGCGCTGGAAAGATCTCGATGTCCGTTTTGCCCGTCCGGTGCACTGGCTGGTCGCCCTGTTCGGCGGTGAAGTGATTCCCTTTTCCTGGGGCAATCTGACTTCCGGTAGCACCTCCTACGGTCACCGCTTCATGGCCCCGGCTGGTTTTGACGTTACCGGCCTGGACGATTTTGTTGCCAAGGCGCGTGAGCACTTTGTCATTGTTGACCCTGAAGAGCGCAAGCAGATCATTGCTCGCGAAATCGAGCGTGTCGCCGGTGAAGAGGGTGGTGCCTTGAATGTGGACGAAGACCTGCTCGAAGAAGTCGCCTACTTGGTGGAAGATCCCACCCCGCTGTGCGGCAGCTTTGAAGAGGAGTTTTTGCAACTGCCCGATGAATTGTTGATCACCAGTATGAAGGAGCATCAGCGCTACTTCACCCTGGCCGATACTGAAGGGCGTCTGTTGCCGAAATTTATCACCATTTCCAACACCCGGCCGACTGATCCCGACGTGGTGGTCAAAGGCAACGAGCGCGTGTTGCGCGCCCGTCTTTCCGATGCGATGTTCTTTTGGAAGGAAGACCAGAAAACCCCGTTGGAAAACCGTCTCGAAGCGTTGAAAAACGTGGTGTATCAGGCCCAGCTCGGCACCAGCTATGCCAAGGTGCAGCGCTTTACTGCTCTGGCCGAAGATCTGGCCAACCAGTTTGACAGCGAGGTGGTTGAACTGACCCGCCGCGCCGCCCAACTGTGTAAATGCGATCTGGAAACCGGCATGGTTTACGAGTTTCCTGAGCTGCAGGGTGTCATGGGCCGCGAATACGCTGCCATCGAAGGGGAAGACCCCCGCGTGGCCAAGGCGATCTTTGAACACTACCTGCCGGTTCAGGCCGGCGGTGATCTGCCCAGCGACAATGTCGGGGCGTTTGTGTCCATCGCCGATAAAATCGATACCATCTGCGGTTGCTTTGGTGTCGGCCTGATTCCGACTGGAACAGCCGATCCCTATGCGCTGCGTCGTTGCGCCATCGGCGTGCTCAATATTCTGCTGGATCGTGGTTTCACCGTCTCCATCCCGGAACTGGTGGCCAAAGCGGTCACGCAATTGGAAGATAAACTGAATCGCAGTGTTGAAGAAGTGACCGCCGATGTGGTCGAGTTCATTCGCCTGCGTTTTGTCAATATGATGACAGGTCCTGGGACGGCCACCGATGTGGTGGAAGCGGTTCTGGCAGCCCGGTTTGACAATGTTATGGATGCCCGCCAGCGGATTGAAGCGCTGTCGGCCATGAAGCAACAACCTGAATTCGAAGCTCTGGCGGCAACATTTAAGCGGGTCGGTAACATCATTAAGGGGGGTGTGACCGATGCGGTTGACGCAGGATGCTTTGAGCAGGACTGTGAGAGAGAGATGTATGGAGCGTTACAGCAGGTTCAGCAGGATGTGGCTCGTCTAATGGCGGACGGCGACTATCCTGGTGCATTGCGTGCTATCGGTTCTCTTCGCCCGGCTGTGGATGCCTTCTTTGATGGCGTCATGGTCATGGCAGAAGATGAAGCGGTCAAACGCAATCGACTGGCCCTGTTAACACAGGTTGCCGGGCTATTTGCCGGTTTGGCGGATTTTTCCCGGATTGCGGCATAA
- the recO gene encoding DNA repair protein RecO, with amino-acid sequence MDGSPCEAIVLRCTDYGEADRIVTLLTHEHGICGAFARNARSSRRRFGGALHPFSRLRITWQTRRRGGLPQLAEVELLDGAHGLMANLDGMALAAYGCELIMALWPEEQAIPEVFDLLRSFLPAAASAEDGETLRLLMELRLLDAAGLLPHLGHCGECWAALGPGEYRFDAARGGTLCAACAHGHHGGVVVDALTLGSLVRLLRVDPLIFDGIRLSPLTVTQAGELLHHCVEETVGRPLKSERFLASLKGV; translated from the coding sequence ATGGACGGCAGCCCCTGCGAAGCGATTGTCCTGCGCTGTACCGATTATGGTGAAGCAGACCGCATTGTGACCCTGCTGACCCATGAGCATGGCATCTGTGGTGCCTTTGCCCGCAACGCCCGCAGCAGTCGACGTCGTTTTGGTGGTGCCCTACACCCGTTCAGTCGTTTGCGTATTACCTGGCAGACGCGGCGTCGTGGTGGGCTGCCCCAGCTCGCTGAAGTGGAGCTGCTTGACGGGGCTCACGGACTGATGGCCAATCTCGACGGCATGGCTCTAGCCGCCTACGGCTGTGAGCTGATTATGGCTCTGTGGCCGGAAGAGCAGGCCATTCCCGAAGTATTTGATCTGCTGCGCTCCTTTTTACCCGCTGCTGCTTCTGCTGAGGACGGGGAAACTCTGCGTCTATTGATGGAACTGCGTTTGCTTGATGCTGCGGGATTACTGCCTCATCTCGGTCATTGCGGTGAATGCTGGGCTGCGCTGGGACCGGGAGAATACCGCTTTGATGCCGCACGGGGCGGCACGCTGTGCGCGGCGTGTGCCCACGGACACCATGGCGGTGTGGTGGTGGATGCCCTGACCCTCGGTAGCCTGGTGCGCTTGCTTCGGGTTGACCCGTTGATTTTCGACGGCATTCGTCTCAGTCCATTGACCGTCACTCAGGCTGGCGAGCTGCTTCATCATTGTGTCGAAGAAACCGTTGGTCGCCCCTTGAAAAGTGAGCGCTTTCTCGCCAGTCTCAAGGGCGTTTAA
- the mgtE gene encoding magnesium transporter: MDQKVQMLLETVRKLIRRGAHPNLNNLLKKTHPADIAHLFRYLDLKEQRVLFHLVEDVDTAAEVLSEIEHSVSAQLLEQIEKETIVHVLQHMPYDDAVDIIQNMPEELAEEVLDSMQDDCSDEIEQLMQYQEDTAGGIMSTEIFSLREDITARQAIEALQEAEDVEMVFYLYVTDMYNHLVGVLSLRQLLMVPPNRCLRDIVSPDVISVRADTDQEEVAQLVAKYNILAIPVVDDHNKLLGIITVDDVIDVMRQEATEDIYKMAGASEEELMYGYKSFKIARLRLPWLLVNLLGGVVTGYLMWWFQLTLKEVIALISFIPVITGMGGNVGGQSATIVVRGFATGRIDFTTLRQVFFKELRVGLIMGLVCGMVVGGIAIVWHHNPYLGLVVGSAMTIAMTVAATMGVLAPAFFKRIGIDPAIASTPFVQTSNDITGILIYFGLATLFITNLH, translated from the coding sequence ATGGATCAGAAAGTACAGATGTTGCTGGAAACGGTCAGAAAACTGATCCGTCGCGGCGCCCATCCCAACCTGAACAACCTTCTCAAGAAAACCCACCCGGCGGATATTGCCCATCTATTTCGCTATCTCGATCTCAAGGAGCAGCGGGTGCTGTTCCATCTGGTCGAAGATGTCGATACCGCTGCCGAAGTGCTTTCGGAGATCGAGCACAGCGTCAGTGCTCAGCTGCTCGAACAGATCGAAAAAGAAACCATCGTCCATGTGTTGCAGCACATGCCTTACGACGATGCCGTTGATATTATTCAGAACATGCCCGAAGAGCTGGCCGAGGAAGTTCTCGACAGCATGCAGGATGATTGCTCTGATGAGATCGAGCAGCTCATGCAATATCAGGAGGACACCGCCGGCGGCATCATGTCGACGGAGATTTTCTCCCTGCGCGAAGATATTACTGCCCGTCAGGCCATCGAAGCACTTCAGGAAGCGGAAGATGTTGAGATGGTTTTTTACCTGTATGTCACCGACATGTACAATCATCTGGTCGGTGTTCTTTCGCTGCGTCAGTTGCTGATGGTGCCACCCAATCGGTGTTTGCGGGATATTGTGTCCCCCGATGTGATCAGTGTGCGGGCGGATACCGACCAGGAAGAGGTGGCCCAGCTGGTCGCCAAATACAATATTTTGGCGATTCCGGTTGTCGATGACCACAACAAACTGTTGGGGATTATCACGGTCGATGACGTCATCGATGTCATGCGCCAGGAGGCCACCGAGGATATCTATAAAATGGCCGGTGCCAGCGAAGAGGAGCTGATGTACGGCTATAAGTCGTTTAAGATCGCTCGCTTGCGCCTGCCGTGGTTGCTGGTCAACCTGCTTGGTGGTGTCGTTACCGGTTATCTGATGTGGTGGTTTCAGTTGACGCTGAAAGAGGTGATCGCCCTGATTTCCTTTATTCCGGTCATCACCGGCATGGGCGGTAATGTTGGTGGCCAATCCGCGACCATTGTTGTACGCGGCTTTGCCACGGGACGGATCGATTTTACCACCTTGCGTCAAGTGTTTTTCAAGGAGCTGCGCGTTGGTCTGATCATGGGGCTGGTGTGTGGCATGGTGGTGGGTGGCATCGCCATTGTCTGGCATCATAATCCCTACTTAGGGCTGGTGGTTGGCTCGGCGATGACGATTGCCATGACCGTGGCAGCGACCATGGGGGTGCTGGCCCCGGCGTTTTTCAAACGTATCGGCATTGACCCGGCAATTGCTTCAACCCCGTTTGTTCAGACTTCCAACGATATTACCGGCATTCTCATCTATTTCGGCTTGGCAACCCTGTTTATCACGAACCTCCATTAG